One region of Candidatus Omnitrophota bacterium genomic DNA includes:
- a CDS encoding aminotransferase class I/II-fold pyridoxal phosphate-dependent enzyme — protein MHEANRLKRLPLYLFTILDELKEKAKAQGTEVIDLGMGSPDLPPARHIVDELCEQTKHVINHRYSRPTGDVENAFKKAIADWYKKKFNVDLDPRTEVLPLIGSKEGIANLCLTFLNNDDIAIVPSPGYTVHFNGPIMAGGILYSLPISKENGYKPDLKSLGREITRMAKILFLSYPHNPTTAVADLAYLESVVDWAKDKDIIIAYDNAYSDFVFEGPPAPSILQVKGAKDKCVEFHTLSKSYNMAGWRIGTVVGNSNIIRSLEKTKSYIDFGLFRPIQYAAIKALTGPQDCVKELVATYKKRRDVFVDGLNKAGWEIDKPQGTFYVWAHIPPKYNALTSMEFCALLVEEAGVVSSPGTGFGEFGEGFVRFALVEPEDKLKIAVDRIKKLLEKKD, from the coding sequence ATGCACGAAGCTAACAGGCTTAAAAGATTACCGCTGTATCTTTTCACTATCCTTGACGAGCTGAAAGAGAAGGCTAAGGCCCAGGGTACCGAGGTCATTGACCTCGGCATGGGCAGTCCCGACCTGCCGCCGGCCCGCCATATAGTGGATGAATTATGCGAGCAGACCAAGCACGTCATCAACCACCGCTATTCGAGGCCTACAGGAGACGTCGAAAATGCCTTCAAGAAAGCGATAGCGGATTGGTACAAGAAAAAGTTCAACGTCGACCTCGACCCGAGGACGGAAGTCCTGCCGCTTATAGGGTCTAAGGAAGGCATCGCGAACTTATGCCTCACGTTCCTCAACAACGACGATATAGCTATAGTGCCGAGCCCGGGATATACCGTGCATTTCAACGGGCCGATCATGGCCGGCGGCATATTATACAGCTTGCCGATAAGCAAGGAGAACGGGTACAAGCCGGACTTAAAGAGCCTCGGCCGGGAGATAACCAGGATGGCCAAGATACTTTTCCTGAGCTATCCGCATAATCCCACCACAGCTGTCGCCGACCTGGCTTATCTTGAAAGCGTCGTCGATTGGGCCAAAGACAAGGATATAATAATAGCTTACGACAACGCCTATTCTGACTTTGTCTTTGAGGGGCCGCCTGCCCCGAGCATACTCCAGGTAAAAGGGGCTAAAGATAAATGCGTGGAGTTCCACACGCTGTCCAAGTCGTATAACATGGCGGGGTGGAGGATAGGCACGGTCGTCGGAAACTCCAATATCATACGCTCCCTTGAAAAGACAAAGAGCTACATAGACTTCGGCCTTTTCCGGCCGATACAATACGCCGCTATAAAGGCGTTGACCGGCCCTCAGGACTGCGTAAAGGAACTCGTTGCGACATATAAGAAGAGAAGGGATGTCTTTGTCGACGGGCTTAACAAGGCCGGCTGGGAGATCGACAAGCCGCAAGGGACTTTTTATGTCTGGGCCCACATCCCTCCCAAGTACAACGCTCTTACATCTATGGAATTTTGCGCGCTTCTGGTAGAGGAAGCGGGCGTCGTATCTTCCCCGGGGACGGGCTTCGGAGAATTCGGAGAAGGTTTCGTGAGGTTCGCCCTCGTGGAACCCGAAGACAAACTTAAGATAGCCGTCGACAGGATAAAGAAACTCCTGGAGAAGAAAGACTAA
- a CDS encoding biotin/lipoyl-binding protein, with translation MAKVILPEVGEGAREATISYWHFEEGDRIEEGEDLVEIATDKSAINVPAPCSGVLTEVYFEEGDIVEVGEVLANIEEEEALFEEEE, from the coding sequence ATGGCAAAAGTCATATTGCCTGAAGTCGGAGAAGGGGCCCGGGAAGCCACCATATCTTACTGGCATTTCGAGGAAGGAGACAGGATAGAGGAAGGCGAAGACCTTGTGGAGATCGCCACGGACAAGTCCGCTATCAACGTGCCGGCTCCGTGCTCCGGGGTACTGACCGAAGTCTATTTTGAAGAGGGTGATATTGTCGAGGTCGGAGAAGTGCTCGCCAATATCGAAGAGGAAGAAGCGCTTTTTGAAGAGGAGGAATAA